The nucleotide sequence TTGCTGTACTCATGACTATTTGTCCTTGTTAATTATCCGAGATTTAAACTTGGTCTTTGAGGATGATACATCTTGGGGAAATCCTTAAATAATTCCTGATAAACTTCTTCTAGTTCAGGCGCGACATGAAGGAGTCTTTGAGCGATGTTCTGGGCGACTATTAAATGTCCATGTTTAGTATCAAGCGGCACTTCTTCAAAAGCGCATAAGCATAACATGGAACTAACACACAAATGTAAGTATTCAATAGGGACAATGGCAAAAGACGCTTCATGTTCCTCCATAATATCTTTGGTAATCTCTACAAGATATTGGGCTTTATTTGCTTCATTGTTCATAAGTTTCTTCTAACCATTTTTGAAAATCAATCAACTGCTCATAGGTGAGCATGGATAAATAGGGGAGTGAGTAGCGTTGGTTTAGGATCACTGATACATTTTTAATCCCCTTGGCTCGGGCTAATTGGGCACATTCCCCGATTAAGTTTAAGAGGTCTTTTTGTCCCATTATTACGAACTCCATCCTTGAGATTCTAAGTTTTTCCAACCGCCATTAAGCCAGCAAAAAAAGTCTCTAGCTTCATCAGAAGGAAAATCAATTAAACTTTCATCACCAAAAGGGAAATACTCACTAATTGAAGCCCCTAGACAAAATAACTGAAGTCTTTGTAATGAGGTGATTTCATGGGGGGCAAATACCCCACACCCCTCGGAATATTCCCGCCAAAATTCAAAGCGGATTAAGAGCCAATGACCCAACGGTTTTCCTCGGTATTCAAAATTCATTGTTTACACTCCAAGAAACTTGTCATAGATACGATAGCTTGTTCTAGAGCCGCATCAATATCATCAAGATGAAGGGTTTCTAATTTAGATGAAGCGACAATCGTCAAGATTCTCTTCTTCATTTCGGTTAATAGTTCAATGTCTTTTTTGATTTGTTCTGTGTGGTTCATAGTGTAATTACTCCTCAATAACAACTACACCTTTTTTGAGCAACTCCTCTATGAGATATCGGTGATAAGAAAAGACAAAAACCAGTTCCCCTATGGTGAGTTCGCCGCCGTGATGTCGCAGCATCTCAACTATTGGTCGTTCTTCTCGCTCTAAATTATTAACGGATTGGGCTATTAAAGTAACTTTTTGTTGGTATTTTAGGGAGGCTTGATGCGCCTCTTGCCCAATTTCTTGAAAAAGAATTTGAGTTTTAGTCAAACGAGTTTCTGTTTTCATGATTCCTCCTCATCAAAATCATCCTCATCAAAGTAATAATCATCATCGTCATATTTTTTACCTGGGTCGAGCGAGACATAATCCTCGTGACCACAGTTTTGACAGTATCCATATCCTTCGAATGAGTTGCTTTTAGACAACACAAAGTTATTTGAGTGACAATTTGGACATTGCATTTTTAATCTTTAGTGAGTAGTGAAGCCTGGGTAATCCCAGGCATGAAATTATCCTGATCAACAATTATTTGAGTTGTAGTCTCTAAGAATGGTTGTCTAGGGAGAGCAACTATTAAGTGCCCGCTAAGGATGGTGTTATAGAGCCAAACACCTAAGCATTACGATTACAACAGCCTTAACCCCTGCTATGAGTGCCTACCCGCCTCCCTAGGGGTAAGGATGTTGTTTTTATTCATAGTGACAATTGTAACGCATAGCGTGACGATTGTCACTCTTTTAGGTATGATCGAAAAAAAAGATACTTCGGAGATAACTTTGCGCTTACTTCTCAAACGAGCAGACATTAAACAAGTCAAACTAGCAGAACTAACAGGACTATCTAGAGATGCTATCCGCGCCTATGTTGCGGGTCGTCGAATGCCAAGTCTTGACAATGCTGCTTTGCTCGCTCGTGAGTTAGGCGTGAGTTTTAAAGTTTTAGCTCAGGCTTTTGGGATTGATGTGAATAATATCCCAGATGATGAAGGCTCATCGTCTGACTAAAAATTCAACCACTGCATTTTCTCTCAAGTGCAGTGGTCAACTCAACTACATCTATCTTTATTATGAATGCAAATGACCTACAACAAGAACTAGAACGGCTCAGGCGAGACAACGAGCGCCTAGGCGAAGAAGTTGCCCATCTAAGAAAAAGACTTCGCAACGCTAAAGACCCAAGCCCCATTGAGCGAGTTTCTTTTAAACGATTGCTTGAACTAGCTCGTCAGGCTTGCTTGGGACTAAAGCGATCTGGGGGGAAAGTCTTGGTGACCCTGGGCAACCTACAAAGGAAATTTAAAAATTTACGGGAGGCTTGGGAATTCTTAAACCAGGAGGAATGGCTGCTTGAGGAGTTATTCCCCCCCACCCCCAAGCCCAAGAAATTTTGCCGATTTTGCCATGAGCCTATCACCTGGGCCAACGGTGCGGCGGGCTGGCTACCGTTTGGACTTGATGGAATTCGGCACCGGTGTAAGGGTAGAGTCCCGTCACTCGCCCCCAATCCCGCTATAGTTATACCTTTTTTTGGAGACTAACAATGGAGATTCGGATCACAGGAACACAACTAGAGGTAGAAGTCATGATGGCGATTTTTGCTGTTTTGGCTGCTCCTCAAAAAGGGCTGATCAGCTATACCACTAACGGGAAATTCTACCCCCGTCGCCTAGAGCCTGGAAGATTTTCCGTTTATCTCGACAACGTAAACGTTCATGAGCCGACGGGTAGGTAAAAAAATGCAGATTAAAACCATTTCATACAAGCGAATAGTCAATCTAGGGAACTATAACTCTGAACACCTAGAGATGTACGGCGAACTCGAACCGGGCGAGGACCCAATAGCTGAGGCTAAAAATCTTAAAGAGATAGTGTCAAGCGCATTAGAGCTTATCAAACCCCCGCCTCAGTCACCGGCAACAAAAGAAGTTCAACCCGTAACCCGACAGCCGAGTGATCAAAACGACCCACCATTTTAAGTAAACAGTGGGCACCCTTAACGTGCCCATCTTAGTAGTTTAGTATCAACCAATTATTATGCAGCAACTAGACTTAGGATTAGCATTACCCCCCTCCCCTGTAGGGAATAGCGGCGCGGCAGAACCATTCCCTACACAAAACTCTGTAGGGAATCAAGATGCGGCTGACCAATTCCCTACACAAAACTCTGTAGGGCAACAAGAAGCTGACGAGCCTTCCCCTACGGTCATAGAAAATGACTGGCTCAAGCTCATCGAAGAAGGTGACCGCGTCGCGTATAAAGGTCAAGAGGCAACTGTTTTTAGGGTTTTAAGAAATTCGCTGAAGCTGTTGTCATTAACTGAGGCAAAAACGATCACCGCTCCCATTGGAGAGGTTGAACTTATCCAAAAAAACTCTGTAGGGAATGATGACGCGGCTGACCAATTCCCTACACAAAATCCTGTAGGGAATCAAAGCGCGGCTGAACCATTCCCTACAGAAAAAGAGGAACCGAAGAAATTAGCCCTAGAAATAGGGCACAAATACTATCTCAAGACCGACGGGCGAGCAGTTTTCTTGATGAAGCCCTGGAAGAAACGCGCACGGGTTTGTACAAGAGACTTTGAAGAGTTCAATGTCGACATAGATGACCTAACTGATAAAAGCATCCAGCTTGAATTGCCTATTGGGGAAAAAGAAGCTGTGCCGCCCGATGGCCACCACCTACCTGATGGATGGACAATCAGCGAGAAGGAGTGCCCCGTTAGGGCACCGGACGAGATTAAACGACAAATGCTCCAGGGGAAAAAACAAACCCTACAGAAACGAATACTCAACTACAATCAGCAAATCAAAGGCAAGCTGCCGCCCTACCCCTCAGAGGCTACTAAGAAAAAAATTGATGCCAATATCAAGCAATGTCGAGACCTGATAAAGGAAATTGACCAAAAACTAGCCGCCTACATCGAGGTAGCTGTAGGGAATGATGAGCCGCTAACCCCATTCCCTACACAAAACTCTGTAGGGAACGACGAGCCGCTAACCCCATTCCCTACACAAAACTCTGTAGGGAATGACGCAGCTAACCAATCCCCTAAAGCTACTATTGATGAGCTTTACGAATCCCTCGAGGGATTGCCCCTGGACTATCTAAAGAAGCTGAGTCAAGCCGTAGCTGTGCGCCTTTCTGAGATGGAAGATGATAGCGTTCTTGGTGATGATGAAGTGGATGATGAGCCGCCGTCGGAAATACCACAGCTTTACATTGAGGCTAAAAAACTCCCTTACAGGAACAAAGAAGGTATTAAAACTTTTCGAGGACCTTACTACTACCTGATCACCAAAGAGGGCAAGAGGAAGACATCAAAGTATCTATCGGCAAAACGAGAAGGGATTCCCGAGCAGTACCAGGCATTGCCCATTTACTGTGAGGAGAAATTGCCATTCTAGCTATAGGCCCCCTCGAGGGCCAGTTTGCATCTGTGAGGATTGGAATCCGCATAGCGGATGACGTTTTGGATCGATGAGTGCCCGGTGATGGCTTGAACGGTTCTCAGGTCAACCCCGTTACTAATCAGATTAGTGATTAATGAGCGCCTGCCCGAATGAGTTTTAACCGCCTTGTGGGATAATCCTGCACTGGTTGCACATTTCATCAAATAATCCCTAACCGCCTCATAAGACAGGTGACCGCTACTGGTTCGGTCACTGGGAAAAAGATAACCATCTGTTGGGGGCTTGTAGGCCGCGAGGTAAGAGTGAAGAGCGTTAGTAACAGGGACGCTATGATTTTTATCCTTTCCTTTGCGGGTTTCTTTTCGGTAAAGGATATAGTCAAAAGGCTTTCCATTATTATCATAGACATCTGAAACTTTTAAATTTAAAACCTCATTGACCCTTGCTCCCGTAAAACGAAGCAAAGCCCAGATGAATTTGTGTAAATCGCTCTGGCAATGTTTTTCTAACTTTGCCCAATCTGAATTACTTAAACTAGCCGCTTGTCCTGTCATAGTTTCCAGCTTTTAAAATAACTACAGAATTTATTTGCTATTAATATAAATTCTGTAGTGGTCAACATTGGTTGATAACTCCTATGACTCAAGAATAGCTCAGGGGCTGGGTTTGACTCATCCGAATAACTACAGAAAATATCTATTTTCTGTAGTTGCGACTGTTAATTTTTTAAGAGATTCTAGATATATAGAGATTTATTTAGCAAAGGGAATAAGTGCTTATGGCTGTCTATGATCAATTTCCTAGCTCGTGTAATACAGTTGCCCGCTCTACTGATTTTGCTTGCCGCTATTATCACAGAATGTACAAGCACGTAAAGATAGACACGGCTGATGATAAGGGGATAAATTTATTGTTCCCACTCGTACAAATGGATGGAGACTCGAATGATGCCTATGGGAATGTTTGGGATAAGTTCGTTATCATGATTCCCAAGACTTCGGACTCGGTCTCTGGAGGAAATAAACCTTGGACATACGTAACTAACCCAGATAGCACAGTATCTTCTACAATTAGCGGCGAAACCTGGCTAGTTTCGTCCTCACCCCAAAGCACTTTCGCTATTCCAAATACTGTTGATACTCCCGCTAAAGCCTGTGATTTTTGGTGTCGGCTTTATCGTCAGATGTTCAGCTATAGAAAAATCTGCCTCCTCGATACCGCAGGGGAACGCCCTTTTTCGATAGCAACGCAAAACAGTGAAGCGCAGGACAACAATGGGAAAAACTACGACCTCTTTTATATTTATATCCCCAAAGATGTAAGCGTTCTTGCTGGAGGCGCGAACCAATGGACATACGCCACCAGTCCGGCCACCGTCGATGTTCCCCCTGGATACTTTAACTAGGAATAAAATTTATGTTTATTGGATTTGTGGGGTTTCCCCCAATCATTGCCCCACCGCCCAGTGCGATAGGGCATATTCCAGGCGCTCCTAACGGAACCGTTCAACCGCCGAATAAACCCCCGCCTGGAGGATATAAGCCATCAGGGGGGGGAGGAGCCTGGCGAGCAGGAGCAAACGCAGCCGCCGTTGCTGCCGGCAGTTATTTGGGCTGGCAGGCTTCTAAATGGCTACTGAAGAAATTCTTCAATCAGTCCTCGGAGATCACCCCCGAGGCTCAAGAGCGAGCCGCGATCGCTAAAGCGAGGGCTGCCCAGAATCAGGGGGGATTCAGGACGGGCCCCGCGAAATTTCGCCCCCTGAATATCCTTTTAGGGGAGGGCAATCAGCCGGAGTTGCCTATAATATTGAATTTTTGCGGAATGACAACGGCGCAACGACTGGCTCTCCCTATATACCTGGCTCAACCTGGGTCTATGGTCCCGTCAAGCTAATTGCCCAGCCTGCCGGTGGGGTTGACCCAACATACGGCAGACTATATTTGGGTTACATCAACAACCGAGATATTATTTATTTTTACGAAAAGGTTGGATTGGGGGGAGCAATACAGATAACTAAAGTCACCCGCGCCGACGGGTTACCAGATACCGGCGGTGATCCTACCCCGACAAACCCACCCTCAAAATATTCTCCTAATCAACTTTTTTTTCCTCCACCGGAAGAGGCAAATTCATCTGAGCCAGAAAATCCGCCGTCTCAAAATAAATTTCCTCATCCAACAATCAACCCTAGCAATTTTCAAAACCCAACTATTACCCCAACCCCAACCATTACCCCTACCCCAACAATAAACCCGAGCAAAAAACCAACAAAAAAGCCGACCGAAGACCCAGAGCGAAAGCCGACCAAAAACCCCGATCATCCCCCGATCATCCCGAATCCAAAGCCTAGAATACCTACTATTAAGCCAAGCAATTCAGTAATAGCTCCCCCAGCACCAGAAAAACCAACAGCACCAGAACGAACAACAACGCGAAACCCCAACCCCAACCCTAACCCTAAACCCAACCCAGACCCAACCCCTGAACCCCCTATTCCTGATGCCCAGTGCGACATTATGAACCAATGCTCCGCTCCTATTAAAAAGGGGATTGAAGATAATAGTAAAAAGCTTGATGGATTAGCGGCTGGTTTGTCAGGATTAGGGGATTTAGGAATAGCCGATGTACTTGCTCAAATCGAGGCTTTAAAAAGCTTGATTACAGGCAAATTTACTAAATTATTCCAGCATCGGATATATGATAGAGCCTTAGCCACATTTAATTTTATTTTGGCTCTCCATAATGCCCTCCAGCTATCAGCGAATTTTGGTCAGAGTATTGGGCAAACTCTCGATACTGTAGTCTCTATATTTTTTAAAGATGTTGACGGGAATCCCTTCTCTGTGTCGCAAATTATCGGGACAACCTTCACGGATTGGATTAAAGCTTTAATCGGGGAACATAATTACCAAACCTGTGCTACAGGATTTATTAAAGCTAATAGAATCTTAACGACTACGACCAATTTATTCGACTCTGTAAAAGCGATGCAGAGCGCTGTCACGAATGGGCTGGAAACTATTGGGGGATGGGTTGGAAAACTCAATAATGATTTAGTTCGTGAAGGTATTCTATCGGAAGGAGTCGGCTACCATGACAAATCCCCCCAGTTTACAAACCATTTAGGTCGCGCTCAAGAGGTTCTTGAAAACCTGACAGAAGCCACTGAATCAATCAATCAATTAGCCTCTGCCGTCGTCGAAACTCAAGAGTCAGTTACCCAAATTAAGCAAAATTGGGAAACCCTCAAAACTGAAATTTCAACCAATGAAAATACCAAAAAAACCGAGGAGGAACAAAAGACAACTGAATCTAGTACAAAGGCAGATATTACACCTGTGGATTTAGTAGAAGGAAGACAAAACAATGGCAGTTAGTAAAGAGTGGGACTTTTTAAAAAGTTTCTTACACAAAACTTATAATCACGAGGTAAACAAATTTTTTAATGATATTCCCGACGAGGTTCTAGAAGAGATTGACGAGCCTCGAAAAGCGGCAAAAAGAGCCTGTCTGATTCTGCCCAAAGAAACAATGATTAGGGCTTTACATAAACGAATGAATTTTTATTATATTTGCCAAAGAGTTCAAGATAGACCCGACTACGTGGGCGGCAAACCCAAGCAAGAGATGGACGATTCTTACCCTTATGCCCCTCACGTTTATTTATTTTTTAAGCAAGATAAAGACGCATCACCAGAAGGATTTGAACCCTTAGAAATTGAATGTAGTTTTGTTTTAACAGATGAGACTTCAGAAACTATAACTGAAGCAAATCTTAAAACATTAGCAAATAAAATCAAAGCTGAATTTGCTACTAACGATGGGTATCTGTGGAAAAAAGGTTCGTATTTATACACTTATAAAGACCTTAAAAAAGGACTAAATTTACAGATATATTCCATTAGTGAAGCGGAAGCGAAAGAAGTAATACACAAATTATGCTCAATTGTAGGTGCGACATACGACGATGAAAAGCTAACAGAGCATAACCCCAAAAAATCAACCGTAAACAATCCCCCAACACGCCATATACTAGGCGAATCAAGAAAAGGACGACGCTACAGACCTACTGGAAACTGCCGATTTAGAAACGCGAAAATTAGCATTAATGGCATCCCTCGTCTAATGACCCTAGTCGACTTGTCGGGACGCAAAAACAGCTTAGTCTAAGATCCTTGATTCATCTTGGTTGCAAATTTCTTTTAATCTGTGGCCGACTTGGGGAACCTATATAGGTTCCAGGCTGCCGGCGATAGTCCGAATCGGTGCCAAGATTAAGATAACAACTGTAAAACATCAACTGAGTACAAATGGCAACAGTTTCTCGAAAAATTCTTAAGCCTCATAGCTTTACCGAGGGAAATCAAACCTACCTAATTAGGTTGCCCGATATTTACGACGGCAATGGAAGCACAATAGGGGCGGCACTTGGGATTAAAAAACTTGCAGATAACTATGAACCTAAAGCTGGAGACATTTCCATATCTGTTTGCGAAGGACAAAAACAAGGAAAGCTTGTCAAAATGAGAATTTCTTATCTCCAAGGGACAAAGAAAAAAAATTCTATAATTACCTGCCCTGTTGACAAGG is from Gloeothece verrucosa PCC 7822 and encodes:
- a CDS encoding helix-turn-helix domain-containing protein — translated: MTIVTHSVTIVTLLGMIEKKDTSEITLRLLLKRADIKQVKLAELTGLSRDAIRAYVAGRRMPSLDNAALLARELGVSFKVLAQAFGIDVNNIPDDEGSSSD
- a CDS encoding tyrosine-type recombinase/integrase → MTGQAASLSNSDWAKLEKHCQSDLHKFIWALLRFTGARVNEVLNLKVSDVYDNNGKPFDYILYRKETRKGKDKNHSVPVTNALHSYLAAYKPPTDGYLFPSDRTSSGHLSYEAVRDYLMKCATSAGLSHKAVKTHSGRRSLITNLISNGVDLRTVQAITGHSSIQNVIRYADSNPHRCKLALEGAYS